In uncultured Bacteroides sp., one genomic interval encodes:
- a CDS encoding DUF2721 domain-containing protein, with amino-acid sequence MEIDLTTPALLFSAISLIMLAYTNRFLSYAQLVRTLKEQYVANPSSVKAAQIANLKKRLYLTRAMQFTGISSLLLCVISMFFVYIELQLVSVYIFGLALLLLIISLTISIYEIYISVKALELHLNDMGE; translated from the coding sequence ATGGAAATAGATTTAACCACTCCGGCTTTATTGTTCTCAGCTATATCGTTGATAATGCTAGCGTATACTAACCGATTTTTATCTTATGCCCAACTGGTACGTACTTTAAAAGAGCAATATGTAGCAAATCCCTCCTCGGTAAAGGCAGCACAGATTGCTAACCTGAAGAAGAGACTTTACCTGACGCGTGCCATGCAGTTTACGGGCATCAGTAGCTTGCTGCTTTGCGTTATTAGTATGTTTTTTGTATATATCGAATTACAACTTGTGTCAGTCTACATTTTCGGTCTGGCGCTGTTACTGTTGATTATCTCGCTCACTATATCTATATATGAGATTTACATCTCTGTCAAAGCATTAGAATTGCATTTGAACGATATGGGAGAATAA
- a CDS encoding transposase gives MSQSEKSRRHFDDAFKMSVVEEAIQGTQSKYSLCKKYSIASTSTLRSWIRIFAPEYELNDVSMKKIPVSENEEILALRRALQEKELCLKREKMRADFLDEMINVAEEKFQLPIRKKAGTKR, from the coding sequence ATGAGTCAATCAGAGAAAAGTCGTCGTCATTTCGATGACGCATTTAAAATGTCGGTGGTCGAAGAGGCCATCCAGGGTACACAGAGCAAGTATTCTTTGTGTAAGAAATATTCCATCGCCAGTACTAGCACATTACGGAGTTGGATTCGTATATTTGCACCCGAATATGAATTGAATGATGTTTCCATGAAAAAGATCCCCGTTAGTGAAAACGAAGAAATCCTAGCCCTGCGTCGTGCGCTTCAAGAAAAAGAATTGTGCTTGAAACGTGAAAAGATGCGTGCTGATTTCTTAGATGAAATGATCAATGTTGCAGAAGAAAAGTTCCAGCTTCCCATCCGAAAAAAAGCTGGCACCAAACGGTAA
- a CDS encoding IS3 family transposase has translation MGDLCALFGASKQAYYKHEDENIERLAIPRFIIEFVRYVREEDPAIGGEKLWVMYSQYFGKRYRIGRDAFLKVLKRYNLMLKAPRKSCRTTDSTHDLPTYPNLIKDLAITRSNQVWVSDITYIRLREDDFCFLSLVTDAYDHEIVGAYVGPTLATVHTIEALKQACKKRNIQNTEGLTHHSDRGVQYASYMYVNELKQKGIRISMTENGDPKENAIAERVNGILKKEFLNQYSFETIELVRQAVQQAVTFYNTRRPHRSLDMLTPQQAFGKTGIIKKRWTSYKDKYREACLQ, from the coding sequence GTGGGTGATCTTTGCGCGCTGTTTGGTGCGTCTAAGCAAGCTTATTACAAACACGAAGATGAGAATATCGAACGCCTTGCCATCCCTCGTTTTATTATTGAGTTCGTAAGATATGTTCGAGAGGAGGATCCCGCTATCGGCGGCGAAAAGCTATGGGTGATGTATAGTCAATACTTCGGCAAACGTTATAGGATAGGTCGTGATGCTTTTTTAAAAGTGCTCAAGCGGTACAACCTGATGCTCAAGGCACCCAGAAAAAGTTGTCGTACCACAGACTCCACCCACGACTTGCCGACCTACCCCAATCTAATTAAGGATTTGGCTATCACCCGTTCTAACCAAGTCTGGGTTAGTGATATTACCTATATCCGCTTGCGGGAAGACGATTTCTGTTTTCTCTCCTTGGTGACAGATGCGTACGACCATGAAATCGTAGGTGCTTACGTCGGCCCTACGCTAGCCACTGTCCACACCATAGAAGCCCTTAAACAGGCTTGCAAGAAGAGAAACATACAAAATACAGAAGGGCTGACTCATCATTCGGACCGAGGGGTGCAGTATGCCAGCTACATGTACGTAAATGAACTGAAACAAAAAGGAATAAGGATTAGTATGACGGAAAATGGAGACCCTAAAGAAAATGCAATAGCGGAAAGAGTAAATGGGATTCTCAAAAAGGAATTCCTTAACCAATATTCCTTTGAAACAATCGAACTGGTTAGGCAAGCAGTGCAGCAGGCTGTCACATTCTACAATACTAGACGCCCCCACAGGAGTTTGGATATGCTTACTCCACAACAGGCTTTTGGAAAGACCGGAATAATCAAGAAACGATGGACAAGTTATAAAGATAAATACAGAGAAGCTTGCCTGCAATAA
- a CDS encoding glycoside hydrolase, which produces MKNIKPKNLMPTFYYVKPNLLKYLLLILFLSVLQNSYSAPPVKKKQIAKLNTREIIVDFSKEKGALCKTPLECIGAGRANEGLRADWQQQLAYVKNACDFKYIRMHGLLSDDMGVYREDKKGNPEYNFQYIDALYDYLLSIKIKPFVELGFMPSALASGSKTIFWWRGNVTPPKDYNKWEDLIRNLTLHFTERYGADEVKTWYFEVWNEPNLDGFWAGTQEEYFKLYRYAVKAIKSVNKEYRVGGPATAGAAWVPEMIDFCNKNSLPLDFISTHTYGVKQGYLDEFGNSGTVLSQDPMAVTSDMLNSRKQISASAMPGLELHYTEWSASYTPSDPIHDSYHEASYVLDKIKKVGAAANSMSYWVFTDIFEEAGPRFTPFHGGFGLLNTQGINKPAFYSFKFINQLGDTELINNDPSSWACKDSKGNIQVLLWDFTNTHPGDSVNNQVYYVRDLPAKAKGKVKINVSNVPDGDYTLEIYKVGYRSNDSYTTYLDMGKPAQLTKQQVEQIKKLNDGSPVSSEKVTVEQGSVFSKELDIRENDVYLMKLVRL; this is translated from the coding sequence ATGAAAAATATTAAACCTAAAAATCTTATGCCTACATTCTATTATGTAAAACCAAATCTATTAAAGTATTTATTACTGATTCTCTTTTTATCTGTTTTACAAAACTCATATTCAGCACCTCCTGTAAAAAAGAAACAGATAGCCAAATTAAATACGAGAGAAATTATAGTCGACTTTTCGAAAGAAAAAGGTGCACTTTGCAAAACTCCATTAGAATGTATTGGAGCTGGTCGTGCCAATGAAGGTCTACGTGCCGACTGGCAGCAACAGCTGGCTTATGTAAAGAACGCGTGCGATTTTAAATATATCCGTATGCATGGTTTGCTGTCCGACGATATGGGTGTTTACCGGGAAGATAAAAAAGGAAACCCTGAATATAACTTTCAGTACATCGATGCTTTATACGACTATCTACTGAGCATAAAAATAAAACCTTTCGTGGAACTGGGTTTTATGCCTTCTGCTTTGGCCAGTGGCTCTAAAACAATTTTCTGGTGGAGAGGAAATGTTACTCCTCCTAAGGATTATAATAAATGGGAGGATTTAATTCGCAATCTTACGCTTCATTTTACAGAACGTTATGGCGCCGACGAAGTTAAAACATGGTATTTTGAAGTGTGGAATGAACCAAACCTCGATGGATTCTGGGCAGGAACACAAGAGGAATATTTTAAATTATACAGATATGCTGTAAAAGCTATTAAATCTGTAAATAAAGAATATAGAGTAGGAGGCCCGGCTACAGCAGGTGCTGCATGGGTACCGGAAATGATTGATTTCTGCAATAAGAATTCGCTTCCCCTGGATTTTATCAGCACTCATACTTATGGTGTAAAGCAAGGTTATCTTGACGAATTTGGCAATTCGGGTACTGTGCTAAGTCAGGATCCAATGGCAGTTACCAGTGATATGTTGAATTCACGCAAACAAATATCAGCATCTGCTATGCCCGGTTTGGAGTTACATTATACCGAATGGAGCGCATCTTACACACCTTCCGACCCTATACACGACAGTTATCATGAGGCTTCTTATGTACTCGATAAAATTAAGAAGGTAGGAGCGGCAGCCAACTCAATGTCTTATTGGGTATTTACAGATATTTTTGAAGAAGCCGGTCCACGTTTCACACCTTTCCATGGCGGATTCGGACTTTTAAATACTCAGGGTATCAATAAACCGGCTTTCTATTCCTTTAAATTCATAAATCAATTAGGAGATACTGAGCTAATTAATAACGATCCATCTTCCTGGGCATGCAAAGACTCAAAAGGAAATATTCAGGTGCTTTTATGGGATTTTACCAATACGCATCCGGGCGATTCTGTAAATAATCAGGTATATTATGTTCGGGACTTACCTGCTAAGGCGAAAGGAAAGGTGAAAATAAATGTTTCCAATGTTCCCGATGGCGATTATACACTCGAAATATATAAAGTGGGTTATCGGTCAAACGATAGTTATACCACTTATCTGGATATGGGCAAACCGGCTCAGCTTACAAAACAACAGGTTGAACAGATAAAGAAGCTTAATGACGGCTCACCTGTTTCTTCCGAGAAAGTAACGGTGGAACAGGGCTCTGTATTTTCCAAGGAACTTGATATTCGCGAAAATGATGTTTATTTAATGAAGTTGGTTAGGTTATAA